In Gambusia affinis linkage group LG08, SWU_Gaff_1.0, whole genome shotgun sequence, a single window of DNA contains:
- the ces3 gene encoding carboxylesterase 3, translating to MRTVLLVVFLLPVLMVTAHPAPGSSELVVSLKSGQIRGDYVTVKGTERRVKRYLGIPFAKPPVGPLRFAAPESPEPWEGERDGTQQPPMCIQDREIVVNISIALSMDFTVPEVSEDCLYLNIYTPAEITPEVKLPVMVWIHGGGLVMGAASQYDYSSFTAYENVVTVIIQYRLGILGFLSTGDEHAKGNWGLLDQLAALRWVQENIEAFGGDPQSVTIAGESAGSISASILTLSPLSKGLFHKAIFQSGVATIGAYTSDQSLIQAHIVANLTGCYMSSTEELVQCLRGKTQDEFISATKRSKIIFGATIDGEFLPGTADVLLQRKEVLNIPVMMGVTNHEFGWILPQVFTPRGWDKGMNRDTVLALVNLFNPKGAANAANFLIVTEYLKGANTPEDIRDAYTEVIGDLLMVLPTIKVAGYHTDAGAPVYMYEFVYVSDRPTSKRPSFVKADHTDDVGYMFGVCFWNSHIRITVNCTDEDKRFSRTMMSYWASFARTGSPNGPGLVNWPLYDRQKQEYMELGQNQSVKQKLKKDKVDFVTAILPQMLQQMEAAAAAAKPAN from the exons ATGAGAACAGTGCTGCTCgttgttttcctgctgcctGTGCTGATGGTGACGGCACATCCAGCACCAG GGAGCAGCGAACTTGTGGTTTCTCTGAAAAGTGGCCAAATCAGAGGAGATTATGTGACTGTAAAAGGCACAGAGAGGAGAGTGAAGCGATACCTGGGGATTCCCTTCGCCAAGCCGCCTGTAGGGCCCCTTCGGTTTGCTGCCCCAGAGAGCCCGGAGCCCTGGGAGGGGGAAAGAGACGGCACACAGCAGCCCCCCAT GTGCATCCAGGATCGAGAAATAGTCGTAAATATTTCCATAGCCCTGTCTATGGACTTCACGGTGCCAGAGGTTTCAGAGGACTGTCTGTATCTAAACATCTACACTCCAGCTGAAATCACACCAGAGGTTAAGCTGCCG GTGATGGTATGGATCCACGGAGGAGGTCTGGTTATGGGTGCTGCCTCCCAGTACGATTATTCCTCATTCACTGCATATGAAAACGTTGTGACAGTCATTATCCAGTACCGTCTCGGCATCCTGGGATTCTTGAG CACTGGAGATGAACATGCCAAGGGAAACTGGGGTTTGTTGGATCAGCTGGCTGCTCTCAGATGGGTTCAGGAAAACATTGAGGCCTTTGGCGGCGATCCACAATCTGTCACAATCGCTGGGGAGTCTGCAGGAAGCATCAGCGCATCCATACTG ACTCTGTCTCCCCTGTCGAAAGGACTCTTCCACAAGGCAATCTTTCAAAGTGGAGTTGCAACTATTGGGGCCTATACTTCTGATCAGTCTCTTATTCAGGCCCAT ATTGTTGCCAACCTTACTGGATGTTACATGAGCAGCACAGAAGAACTGGTCCAGTGCCTCCGAGGAAAAACTCAAGATGAATTCATTTCTGCAACCAAACGG AGCAAAATTATATTCGGAGCCACTATTGACGGCGAATTCCTTCCCGGCACAGCTGATGTTCTTCTGCAGAGGAAAGAAGTTCTGAACATCCCAGTGATGATGGGCGTCACCAACCATGAGTTTGGCTGGATTTTGCCTCAG GTCTTCACTCCTCGTGGTTGGGATAAAGGCATGAACAGGGATACTGTGCTGGCGTTGGTCAACTTGTTTAATCCAAAAGGG gCCGCCAATGCAGCCAACTTTCTTATCGTGACTGAATATCTGAAAGGCGCAAATACTCCAGAGGACATCCGAGACGCCTACACGGAGGTCATAGGAGACCTGCTGATGGTGCTGCCCACCATCAAGGTGGCCGGATACCACACAG ACGCAGGCGCTCCGGTGTACATGTATGAGTTTGTTTACGTTTCGGATAGACCCACATCCAAAAGGCCGAGCTTTGTGAAGGCGGACCATACTGATGACGTCGGCTACATGTTTGGAGTATGTTTCTGGAACAGTCACATCAGAATTACTG TCAACTGCACCGATGAGGATAAAAGGTTTTCCAGGACCATGATGTCTTACTGGGCCAGTTTCGCCAGAACTGG CTCTCCTAATGGTCCTGGTCTGGTGAACTGGCCGCTGTACGACAGGCAGAAGCAGGAGTACATGGagctgggtcagaaccagtctGTGAAGCAGAAACTGAAGAAGGACAAGGTCGATTTTGTCACTGCCATTCTCCCtcagatgctgcagcagatggaagcagcagctgcagccgctAAACCTGCAAACTGA